In one window of Clarias gariepinus isolate MV-2021 ecotype Netherlands chromosome 10, CGAR_prim_01v2, whole genome shotgun sequence DNA:
- the ogt.1 gene encoding UDP-N-acetylglucosamine--peptide N-acetylglucosaminyltransferase 110 kDa subunit isoform X2: MASSVGNVADSTGLAELAHREYQSGDFEAAERHCMQLWRQEPDNTGVLLLLSSIHFQCRRLDRSAHFSTLAIKQNPMLAEAYSNLGNVFKERGQLQEAIEHYRHALRLKPDFIDGYINLAAALVAAGDMEGAVQAYVSALQYNPDLYCVRSDLGNLLKALGRLEEAKACYLKAIETQPNFAVAWSNLGCVFNAQGEIWLAIHHFEKAVTLDPNFLDAYINLGNVLKEARIFDRAVAGYLRALSLSPNHAVVHGNLACVYYEQGLIDLAIDTYRRAIELQPHFPDAYCNLANALKEKGNVSEAEECYNTALRLCPTHADSLNNLANIKREQGNIEEAVQLYRKALEVFPEFAAAHSNLASVLQQQGKLQEALMHYKEAIRISPTFADAYSNMGNTLKEMQDVPGALQCYTRAIQINPAFADAHSNLASIHKDSGNIPEAIASYRTALKLKPDFPDAYCNLAHCLQIVCDWTDYDERMKKLVSIVADQLEKNRLPSVHPHHSMLYPLSHGFRKAIAERHGNLCLDKINALHKPAYEHPKDLKASGGRLRVGYVSSDFGNHPTSHLMQSIPGMHNSEKFEVFCYALSPDDSTNFRVKVMAEAHHFTDLSQIPCNGKAADRIHQDGIHILVNMNGYTKGARNELFALRPAPIQAMWLGYPGTSGAPFMDYIISDKETSPVELTEQYSEKLAYMPNTFFIGDHANMFPHLKKKAVIDFKSNGHIFDNRIVLNGIDLKAFLDSLPDVKVIKMECDSQESTDSNGALSMPVIPMNTAAEAIINMINQGQIQVTINSFTVSNGLATTQINNKAATGEEVPRTIVVTTRSQYGLPEDSIVYCNFNQLYKIDPPTLQMWANILKRVPNSVLWLLRFPAVGEPNIQQYAQSMGLPASRIIFSPVAPKEEHVRRGQLADVCLDTPLCNGHTTGMDVLWAGTPMVTMPGETLASRVAASQLTCLGCLELIAQSRQEYEDVAVKLGTDMEFLKKIRSRVWKQRICSPLFNTKQYTMDLERLYLQMWEHHASGAKPDHMVKMQLLESSESA; encoded by the exons ATGGCGAGCTCGGTGGGAAACGTGGCCGACAGCACAG GGTTGGCTGAACTGGCACACCGCGAGTATCAGTCGGGTGATTTTGAGGCAGCAGAGCGCCACTGCATGCAGCTTTGGCGACAGGAACCAGACAATACCGGTGTTCTGCTGCTGCTTTCTTCAATCCACTTCCAGTGTCGCAGACTTGACAG GTCTGCTCACTTCAGCACTTTGGCAATCAAGCAGAATCCTATGCTTGCTGAGGCCTACTCGAACCTGGGCAATGTGTTTAAGGAGCGTGGTCAACTGCAGGAGGCGATTGAGCATTACCGCCATGCGCTGCGCCTCAAGCCGGACTTTATCGATGGCTACATCAACCTGGCAGCAGCACTGGTTGCAGCAGGAGACATGGAGGGTGCTGTGCAGGCTTATGTATCTGCTCTTCAGTACAACCCT GATCTGTATTGTGTTCGCAGCGATTTGGGCAACCTCCTTAAAGCTCTTGGGCGTTTGGAAGAGGCAAAG GCTTGCTACCTGAAGGCGATTGAGACTCAGCCGAACTTTGCTGTGGCGTGGAGCAACTTGGGATGCGTGTTCAATGCTCAGGGAGAGATCTGGCTGGCCATTCATCATTTCGAGAAG GCAGTAACCTTGGATCCAAATTTTTTGGACGCCTACATCAACTTGGGCAATGTGCTTAAAGAAGCCCGCATTTTTGACAG AGCTGTTGCTGGTTATCTACGAGCTCTCAGTCTGAGCCCCAACCATGCTGTTGTCCATGGCAACTTGGCCTGCGTATACTACGAGCAGGGTCTAATAGACCTGGCCATCGACACTTATCGACGTGCCATCGAGCTGCAGCCTCACTTTCCCGATGCTTACTGCAATCTCGCCAATGCGCTAAAGGAAAAGGGCAAT GTGTCAGAGGCTGAGGAATGTTACAACACAGCACTGCGTCTTTGCCCAACACATGCCGATTCGCTCAACAACCTGGCCAACATCAAACGGGAGCAAGGCAACATTGAAGAGGCTGTCCAGCTCTACAGGAAAGCTCTCGAG GTGTTTCCAGAGTTTGCTGCAGCTCACTCCAACCTCGCCAGCGTCCTTCAGCAGCAGGGCAAGCTGCAGGAAGCCCTCATGCATTACAAAGAAGCTATCAG GATAAGCCCCACCTTTGCTGATGCGTATTCCAACATGGGAAACACACTAAAGGAGATGCAGGATGTGCCGGGGGCACTGCAATGCTACACACGTGCTATTCAGATCAACCCTGCATTTGCAGATGCTCACAGCAATCTGGCTTCAATACACAAG GACTCTGGAAACATTCCAGAAGCCATTGCATCTTACCGCACTGCTCTGAAGCTTAAACCTGACTTCCCAGATGCATACTGCAATCTTGCTCACTGCCTGCAG attgTATGCGACTGGACTGATTACGATGAGCGCATGAAGAAGTTGGTTAGCATCGTGGCTGACCAGTTAGAAAAGAACCGTCTGCCCTCAGTGCATCCTCATCACAGCATGTTGTATCCTCTTTCCCATGGCTTCCGCAAAGCCATCGCAGAGAGACATGGCAACCTCTGTTTGGATAAG ATCAATGCTCTTCATAAACCTGCATACGAGCATCCTAAGGACCTAAAAGCAAGTGGGGGGCGTTTGCGTGTTGGTTACGTCAGCTCGGATTTCGGCAACCACCCAACCTCCCACCTCATGCAATCCATTCCTGGCATGCATAACTCTGAGAAGTTtgaa GTCTTCTGCTATGCCCTCAGTCCTGATGACAGCACTAACTTCAGGGTCAAAGTGATGGCCGAGGCTCATCACTTTACTGATCTTTCCCAG ATTCCCTGCAATGGTAAAGCTGCAGACAGAATCCACCAAGATGGAATTCATATTCTAGTCAACATGAATGGCTATACCAAGGGTGCCCGTAATGAGCTGTTTGCCTTGCGTCCAGCTCCCAttcag gcgATGTGGCTTGGCTACCCTGGCACCAGTGGAGCTCCCTTTATGGACTACATAATTTCTGATAAGGAGACATCTCCAGTTGAGCTGACTGAGCAGTATTCTGAGAAACTGGCCTACATgccaaacacattttttattgggGATCATGCCAACATGTTCCCGCACCTTAAG aaaaaGGCAGTGATTGATTTCAAGTCCAACGGACACATTTTTGACAATCGCATCGTACTGAATGGAATCGATCTCAAAGCCTTTTTAGACAGCCTTCCAGATGTCAAGGTCATTAAG atggAATGTGACAGCCAGGAGTCCACAGATAGTAACGGAGCCCTCTCCATGCCAGTCATCCCAATGAACACAGCTGCCGAGGCAATCATAAACATGATTAACCAGGGCCAGATCCAAGTAACCATCAATAGTTTTACAGTCAGCAATGGCTTGGCCACCACTCAG ATTAATAACAAGGCTGCAACAGGAGAAGAGGTTCCTAGAACAATTGTGGTGACAACTCGCTCTCAGTATGGACTGCCTGAGGACTCCATTGTCTACTGTAATTTCAACCAACTCTACAAGATTGATCCTCCCACTCTTCAGATGTGGGCAAAT atTCTGAAACGTGTGCCAAACAGCGTTCTCTGGCTGTTGCGCTTCCCAGCTGTGGGTGAGCCCAACATCCAGCAGTATGCCCAGAGCATGGGCTTGCCTGCCAGCCGCATCATATTCTCCCCTGTTGCCCCTAAAGAGGAGCATGTTAGACGTGGCCAGTTGGCTGATGTCTGCCTCGACACGCCTCTCTGTAATGGCCACACAACTGGCATGGACGTGCTCTGGGCTGGCACGCCGATGGTCACAATGCCAG GTGAGACACTTGCCTCCCGTGTGGCTGCTTCTCAGTTGACTTGCCTTGGCTGCCTTGAGCTCATTGCACAGAGTCGGCAGGAGTACGAAGATGTGGCCGTCAAGCTTGGTACCGACATGGAGTT CTTGAAGAAAATCCGATCTCGTGTGTGGAAGCAGCGTATTTGCAGCCCGCTTTTCAACACTAAGCAGTACACCATGGACTTAGAGCGCCTCTACTTGCAGATGTGGGAGCACCACGCAAGCGGTGCGAAACCTGACCACATGGTGAAGATGCAGCTACTTGAGAGCAGTGAAAGCGCCTGA
- the ogt.1 gene encoding UDP-N-acetylglucosamine--peptide N-acetylglucosaminyltransferase 110 kDa subunit isoform X1, producing MASSVGNVADSTEPTKRMLSFQGLAELAHREYQSGDFEAAERHCMQLWRQEPDNTGVLLLLSSIHFQCRRLDRSAHFSTLAIKQNPMLAEAYSNLGNVFKERGQLQEAIEHYRHALRLKPDFIDGYINLAAALVAAGDMEGAVQAYVSALQYNPDLYCVRSDLGNLLKALGRLEEAKACYLKAIETQPNFAVAWSNLGCVFNAQGEIWLAIHHFEKAVTLDPNFLDAYINLGNVLKEARIFDRAVAGYLRALSLSPNHAVVHGNLACVYYEQGLIDLAIDTYRRAIELQPHFPDAYCNLANALKEKGNVSEAEECYNTALRLCPTHADSLNNLANIKREQGNIEEAVQLYRKALEVFPEFAAAHSNLASVLQQQGKLQEALMHYKEAIRISPTFADAYSNMGNTLKEMQDVPGALQCYTRAIQINPAFADAHSNLASIHKDSGNIPEAIASYRTALKLKPDFPDAYCNLAHCLQIVCDWTDYDERMKKLVSIVADQLEKNRLPSVHPHHSMLYPLSHGFRKAIAERHGNLCLDKINALHKPAYEHPKDLKASGGRLRVGYVSSDFGNHPTSHLMQSIPGMHNSEKFEVFCYALSPDDSTNFRVKVMAEAHHFTDLSQIPCNGKAADRIHQDGIHILVNMNGYTKGARNELFALRPAPIQAMWLGYPGTSGAPFMDYIISDKETSPVELTEQYSEKLAYMPNTFFIGDHANMFPHLKKKAVIDFKSNGHIFDNRIVLNGIDLKAFLDSLPDVKVIKMECDSQESTDSNGALSMPVIPMNTAAEAIINMINQGQIQVTINSFTVSNGLATTQINNKAATGEEVPRTIVVTTRSQYGLPEDSIVYCNFNQLYKIDPPTLQMWANILKRVPNSVLWLLRFPAVGEPNIQQYAQSMGLPASRIIFSPVAPKEEHVRRGQLADVCLDTPLCNGHTTGMDVLWAGTPMVTMPGETLASRVAASQLTCLGCLELIAQSRQEYEDVAVKLGTDMEFLKKIRSRVWKQRICSPLFNTKQYTMDLERLYLQMWEHHASGAKPDHMVKMQLLESSESA from the exons ATGGCGAGCTCGGTGGGAAACGTGGCCGACAGCACAG AACCAACAAAACGTATGCTTTCCTTCCAAGGGTTGGCTGAACTGGCACACCGCGAGTATCAGTCGGGTGATTTTGAGGCAGCAGAGCGCCACTGCATGCAGCTTTGGCGACAGGAACCAGACAATACCGGTGTTCTGCTGCTGCTTTCTTCAATCCACTTCCAGTGTCGCAGACTTGACAG GTCTGCTCACTTCAGCACTTTGGCAATCAAGCAGAATCCTATGCTTGCTGAGGCCTACTCGAACCTGGGCAATGTGTTTAAGGAGCGTGGTCAACTGCAGGAGGCGATTGAGCATTACCGCCATGCGCTGCGCCTCAAGCCGGACTTTATCGATGGCTACATCAACCTGGCAGCAGCACTGGTTGCAGCAGGAGACATGGAGGGTGCTGTGCAGGCTTATGTATCTGCTCTTCAGTACAACCCT GATCTGTATTGTGTTCGCAGCGATTTGGGCAACCTCCTTAAAGCTCTTGGGCGTTTGGAAGAGGCAAAG GCTTGCTACCTGAAGGCGATTGAGACTCAGCCGAACTTTGCTGTGGCGTGGAGCAACTTGGGATGCGTGTTCAATGCTCAGGGAGAGATCTGGCTGGCCATTCATCATTTCGAGAAG GCAGTAACCTTGGATCCAAATTTTTTGGACGCCTACATCAACTTGGGCAATGTGCTTAAAGAAGCCCGCATTTTTGACAG AGCTGTTGCTGGTTATCTACGAGCTCTCAGTCTGAGCCCCAACCATGCTGTTGTCCATGGCAACTTGGCCTGCGTATACTACGAGCAGGGTCTAATAGACCTGGCCATCGACACTTATCGACGTGCCATCGAGCTGCAGCCTCACTTTCCCGATGCTTACTGCAATCTCGCCAATGCGCTAAAGGAAAAGGGCAAT GTGTCAGAGGCTGAGGAATGTTACAACACAGCACTGCGTCTTTGCCCAACACATGCCGATTCGCTCAACAACCTGGCCAACATCAAACGGGAGCAAGGCAACATTGAAGAGGCTGTCCAGCTCTACAGGAAAGCTCTCGAG GTGTTTCCAGAGTTTGCTGCAGCTCACTCCAACCTCGCCAGCGTCCTTCAGCAGCAGGGCAAGCTGCAGGAAGCCCTCATGCATTACAAAGAAGCTATCAG GATAAGCCCCACCTTTGCTGATGCGTATTCCAACATGGGAAACACACTAAAGGAGATGCAGGATGTGCCGGGGGCACTGCAATGCTACACACGTGCTATTCAGATCAACCCTGCATTTGCAGATGCTCACAGCAATCTGGCTTCAATACACAAG GACTCTGGAAACATTCCAGAAGCCATTGCATCTTACCGCACTGCTCTGAAGCTTAAACCTGACTTCCCAGATGCATACTGCAATCTTGCTCACTGCCTGCAG attgTATGCGACTGGACTGATTACGATGAGCGCATGAAGAAGTTGGTTAGCATCGTGGCTGACCAGTTAGAAAAGAACCGTCTGCCCTCAGTGCATCCTCATCACAGCATGTTGTATCCTCTTTCCCATGGCTTCCGCAAAGCCATCGCAGAGAGACATGGCAACCTCTGTTTGGATAAG ATCAATGCTCTTCATAAACCTGCATACGAGCATCCTAAGGACCTAAAAGCAAGTGGGGGGCGTTTGCGTGTTGGTTACGTCAGCTCGGATTTCGGCAACCACCCAACCTCCCACCTCATGCAATCCATTCCTGGCATGCATAACTCTGAGAAGTTtgaa GTCTTCTGCTATGCCCTCAGTCCTGATGACAGCACTAACTTCAGGGTCAAAGTGATGGCCGAGGCTCATCACTTTACTGATCTTTCCCAG ATTCCCTGCAATGGTAAAGCTGCAGACAGAATCCACCAAGATGGAATTCATATTCTAGTCAACATGAATGGCTATACCAAGGGTGCCCGTAATGAGCTGTTTGCCTTGCGTCCAGCTCCCAttcag gcgATGTGGCTTGGCTACCCTGGCACCAGTGGAGCTCCCTTTATGGACTACATAATTTCTGATAAGGAGACATCTCCAGTTGAGCTGACTGAGCAGTATTCTGAGAAACTGGCCTACATgccaaacacattttttattgggGATCATGCCAACATGTTCCCGCACCTTAAG aaaaaGGCAGTGATTGATTTCAAGTCCAACGGACACATTTTTGACAATCGCATCGTACTGAATGGAATCGATCTCAAAGCCTTTTTAGACAGCCTTCCAGATGTCAAGGTCATTAAG atggAATGTGACAGCCAGGAGTCCACAGATAGTAACGGAGCCCTCTCCATGCCAGTCATCCCAATGAACACAGCTGCCGAGGCAATCATAAACATGATTAACCAGGGCCAGATCCAAGTAACCATCAATAGTTTTACAGTCAGCAATGGCTTGGCCACCACTCAG ATTAATAACAAGGCTGCAACAGGAGAAGAGGTTCCTAGAACAATTGTGGTGACAACTCGCTCTCAGTATGGACTGCCTGAGGACTCCATTGTCTACTGTAATTTCAACCAACTCTACAAGATTGATCCTCCCACTCTTCAGATGTGGGCAAAT atTCTGAAACGTGTGCCAAACAGCGTTCTCTGGCTGTTGCGCTTCCCAGCTGTGGGTGAGCCCAACATCCAGCAGTATGCCCAGAGCATGGGCTTGCCTGCCAGCCGCATCATATTCTCCCCTGTTGCCCCTAAAGAGGAGCATGTTAGACGTGGCCAGTTGGCTGATGTCTGCCTCGACACGCCTCTCTGTAATGGCCACACAACTGGCATGGACGTGCTCTGGGCTGGCACGCCGATGGTCACAATGCCAG GTGAGACACTTGCCTCCCGTGTGGCTGCTTCTCAGTTGACTTGCCTTGGCTGCCTTGAGCTCATTGCACAGAGTCGGCAGGAGTACGAAGATGTGGCCGTCAAGCTTGGTACCGACATGGAGTT CTTGAAGAAAATCCGATCTCGTGTGTGGAAGCAGCGTATTTGCAGCCCGCTTTTCAACACTAAGCAGTACACCATGGACTTAGAGCGCCTCTACTTGCAGATGTGGGAGCACCACGCAAGCGGTGCGAAACCTGACCACATGGTGAAGATGCAGCTACTTGAGAGCAGTGAAAGCGCCTGA
- the ogt.1 gene encoding UDP-N-acetylglucosamine--peptide N-acetylglucosaminyltransferase 110 kDa subunit isoform X3 yields MACYLKAIETQPNFAVAWSNLGCVFNAQGEIWLAIHHFEKAVTLDPNFLDAYINLGNVLKEARIFDRAVAGYLRALSLSPNHAVVHGNLACVYYEQGLIDLAIDTYRRAIELQPHFPDAYCNLANALKEKGNVSEAEECYNTALRLCPTHADSLNNLANIKREQGNIEEAVQLYRKALEVFPEFAAAHSNLASVLQQQGKLQEALMHYKEAIRISPTFADAYSNMGNTLKEMQDVPGALQCYTRAIQINPAFADAHSNLASIHKDSGNIPEAIASYRTALKLKPDFPDAYCNLAHCLQIVCDWTDYDERMKKLVSIVADQLEKNRLPSVHPHHSMLYPLSHGFRKAIAERHGNLCLDKINALHKPAYEHPKDLKASGGRLRVGYVSSDFGNHPTSHLMQSIPGMHNSEKFEVFCYALSPDDSTNFRVKVMAEAHHFTDLSQIPCNGKAADRIHQDGIHILVNMNGYTKGARNELFALRPAPIQAMWLGYPGTSGAPFMDYIISDKETSPVELTEQYSEKLAYMPNTFFIGDHANMFPHLKKKAVIDFKSNGHIFDNRIVLNGIDLKAFLDSLPDVKVIKMECDSQESTDSNGALSMPVIPMNTAAEAIINMINQGQIQVTINSFTVSNGLATTQINNKAATGEEVPRTIVVTTRSQYGLPEDSIVYCNFNQLYKIDPPTLQMWANILKRVPNSVLWLLRFPAVGEPNIQQYAQSMGLPASRIIFSPVAPKEEHVRRGQLADVCLDTPLCNGHTTGMDVLWAGTPMVTMPGETLASRVAASQLTCLGCLELIAQSRQEYEDVAVKLGTDMEFLKKIRSRVWKQRICSPLFNTKQYTMDLERLYLQMWEHHASGAKPDHMVKMQLLESSESA; encoded by the exons ATG GCTTGCTACCTGAAGGCGATTGAGACTCAGCCGAACTTTGCTGTGGCGTGGAGCAACTTGGGATGCGTGTTCAATGCTCAGGGAGAGATCTGGCTGGCCATTCATCATTTCGAGAAG GCAGTAACCTTGGATCCAAATTTTTTGGACGCCTACATCAACTTGGGCAATGTGCTTAAAGAAGCCCGCATTTTTGACAG AGCTGTTGCTGGTTATCTACGAGCTCTCAGTCTGAGCCCCAACCATGCTGTTGTCCATGGCAACTTGGCCTGCGTATACTACGAGCAGGGTCTAATAGACCTGGCCATCGACACTTATCGACGTGCCATCGAGCTGCAGCCTCACTTTCCCGATGCTTACTGCAATCTCGCCAATGCGCTAAAGGAAAAGGGCAAT GTGTCAGAGGCTGAGGAATGTTACAACACAGCACTGCGTCTTTGCCCAACACATGCCGATTCGCTCAACAACCTGGCCAACATCAAACGGGAGCAAGGCAACATTGAAGAGGCTGTCCAGCTCTACAGGAAAGCTCTCGAG GTGTTTCCAGAGTTTGCTGCAGCTCACTCCAACCTCGCCAGCGTCCTTCAGCAGCAGGGCAAGCTGCAGGAAGCCCTCATGCATTACAAAGAAGCTATCAG GATAAGCCCCACCTTTGCTGATGCGTATTCCAACATGGGAAACACACTAAAGGAGATGCAGGATGTGCCGGGGGCACTGCAATGCTACACACGTGCTATTCAGATCAACCCTGCATTTGCAGATGCTCACAGCAATCTGGCTTCAATACACAAG GACTCTGGAAACATTCCAGAAGCCATTGCATCTTACCGCACTGCTCTGAAGCTTAAACCTGACTTCCCAGATGCATACTGCAATCTTGCTCACTGCCTGCAG attgTATGCGACTGGACTGATTACGATGAGCGCATGAAGAAGTTGGTTAGCATCGTGGCTGACCAGTTAGAAAAGAACCGTCTGCCCTCAGTGCATCCTCATCACAGCATGTTGTATCCTCTTTCCCATGGCTTCCGCAAAGCCATCGCAGAGAGACATGGCAACCTCTGTTTGGATAAG ATCAATGCTCTTCATAAACCTGCATACGAGCATCCTAAGGACCTAAAAGCAAGTGGGGGGCGTTTGCGTGTTGGTTACGTCAGCTCGGATTTCGGCAACCACCCAACCTCCCACCTCATGCAATCCATTCCTGGCATGCATAACTCTGAGAAGTTtgaa GTCTTCTGCTATGCCCTCAGTCCTGATGACAGCACTAACTTCAGGGTCAAAGTGATGGCCGAGGCTCATCACTTTACTGATCTTTCCCAG ATTCCCTGCAATGGTAAAGCTGCAGACAGAATCCACCAAGATGGAATTCATATTCTAGTCAACATGAATGGCTATACCAAGGGTGCCCGTAATGAGCTGTTTGCCTTGCGTCCAGCTCCCAttcag gcgATGTGGCTTGGCTACCCTGGCACCAGTGGAGCTCCCTTTATGGACTACATAATTTCTGATAAGGAGACATCTCCAGTTGAGCTGACTGAGCAGTATTCTGAGAAACTGGCCTACATgccaaacacattttttattgggGATCATGCCAACATGTTCCCGCACCTTAAG aaaaaGGCAGTGATTGATTTCAAGTCCAACGGACACATTTTTGACAATCGCATCGTACTGAATGGAATCGATCTCAAAGCCTTTTTAGACAGCCTTCCAGATGTCAAGGTCATTAAG atggAATGTGACAGCCAGGAGTCCACAGATAGTAACGGAGCCCTCTCCATGCCAGTCATCCCAATGAACACAGCTGCCGAGGCAATCATAAACATGATTAACCAGGGCCAGATCCAAGTAACCATCAATAGTTTTACAGTCAGCAATGGCTTGGCCACCACTCAG ATTAATAACAAGGCTGCAACAGGAGAAGAGGTTCCTAGAACAATTGTGGTGACAACTCGCTCTCAGTATGGACTGCCTGAGGACTCCATTGTCTACTGTAATTTCAACCAACTCTACAAGATTGATCCTCCCACTCTTCAGATGTGGGCAAAT atTCTGAAACGTGTGCCAAACAGCGTTCTCTGGCTGTTGCGCTTCCCAGCTGTGGGTGAGCCCAACATCCAGCAGTATGCCCAGAGCATGGGCTTGCCTGCCAGCCGCATCATATTCTCCCCTGTTGCCCCTAAAGAGGAGCATGTTAGACGTGGCCAGTTGGCTGATGTCTGCCTCGACACGCCTCTCTGTAATGGCCACACAACTGGCATGGACGTGCTCTGGGCTGGCACGCCGATGGTCACAATGCCAG GTGAGACACTTGCCTCCCGTGTGGCTGCTTCTCAGTTGACTTGCCTTGGCTGCCTTGAGCTCATTGCACAGAGTCGGCAGGAGTACGAAGATGTGGCCGTCAAGCTTGGTACCGACATGGAGTT CTTGAAGAAAATCCGATCTCGTGTGTGGAAGCAGCGTATTTGCAGCCCGCTTTTCAACACTAAGCAGTACACCATGGACTTAGAGCGCCTCTACTTGCAGATGTGGGAGCACCACGCAAGCGGTGCGAAACCTGACCACATGGTGAAGATGCAGCTACTTGAGAGCAGTGAAAGCGCCTGA